Within Stella humosa, the genomic segment CCGCGTTCGGCATGGACGGCCTTGCGGCCGAAGCCGGTCTGCTCCAGCGGCACGCCGTCCTGGTGGCGCGGCGCGATGTAGGCGAAGGCACGACCGTAGGGACCGAGCACCCACTTGTAGGTGGGGAATATCAGGAAGTCGGGATCCAGACGCTTCACGTCGAGATTTATCATGCCGACGCCATGGGTCGCATCGATGAGCAGTGCGGCCCCCTTCGCCCGCGCCGCCGGGGCGATGCGCTCCATGTCCAGCAACGCCCCGTCGGACCAGTGGATGTTCGAGATCGAGACGACCGCCAGCGGCGCCGCGGGCCGCGCGATCGCCTCCTCCATGGCGGCGGTCCAATCGCCGTCTGCGGGGCGCTGCACCGTCTCGACGGTGAAACCCTGGGCCGGCGCCCGGGCCAGCCATTCCAGCACGGGCGAGGTGTGGTCGTCCTCGAACACCAGCACGCGCGACCCGCGGGGCGGCGCCAGGATCTTGCCCGCGATGGCAACGCCGTAGGAGACGGACGGGATCACCGCGATGTCATCGGCCGCGGCCCCGATCAGGGCGGCGGCGGCGGCGCGAGCGCGCTCGATCACGCGGCCGGGCAGCGCCGGATCGATCTCCCAGGGATGGGTCTTGCGCGCGGCGCCGGCTTGCCCGGCCGCCTGCACGGCCAATGGCAGCGGCGACCAGGCGGCGGCGTTGAAGTAGGCCACTTCGCGCGGGATATCGAAGAGCTGGCGCTGCGATGCGAGCATGCCGGGCGTCCTTTGATGTTCCCGACCGAGCTTACAGCAGCCCCGCGTCCGCGCAAACGCAAGGCCGCGCCGGATCAGTCCCCCGGCCGGCGCCAGGGCGGCCGGCGCTCGATCTCAGCGTCGATCTCGCCGCCGACCAGGATCAGCGTGGCCGACAGCCAGATCCAGATCATGAAACCGATTGCCGCGCCCAGCGACCCATAGGTCTGGTTGTAGTCGGCGAAGTTCGCGACATACCAGGAGAAGAGCATCGAGAAGACGATCCAGGCCAGTGCTGCCACCAGGCTGCCGAGCAGGATGCCCGGCCAGTACGCTCGACCCGAGGGGCCGGTCGACTTCGGGCCAGGCGCGGTTGGCCGGCAAGGACCCCAGCGATAGAGGATCACCAGCCCGGCCACGAGCGCGATCGCCAGCGCCGGCCAGCGCATCCCGTTCAACAGCCGCTCGGCATCGCCGCCCAGGCCGATCCAGCCGATGACGGCTGGCACCACGACCACGCCGGCCACCGCCAGCAGCAGGAACGATATCGCGCCGAAGGTGAAGGTCAGGGTCTGCAAGGTGAGGCCGACGAAGGAGCGCGTCTCGCGCATGCCGTGGACGATGTTGAGGGCGTCGAACAACGCCTTCATGCCGGCGTTGGCGCTCCACAGCGACACCACGAGGCTGGCGGCGAGCGTGAGGCCCAGCGTCTCCGGCGGCCGCGCCGTAATGCGCGAAACCTGCCCGCCGATGACCTCCACCGCACCCGCGGGCAGGAAGAAGTAGAGCTGGCCCAGATGCTGGGAAATCTTCACCGGATCGGCCACTAGGCCGTAGAGCGACACCAGGGCCGCGACGGTCGGGAAGATCGCCAGCAGGGCATAGAAGGTGACCCCGGCCGCCACCGACAGCACCCGGTCGTCCCAGATCTCGCGATAGACCCGCGCACCGAGGTCGGTCCAGCCGCCGCGCGGCGGGTCGGCCGCCACCGGCTCGACCGCCGGCGGCTCGGAGCGCAGCACGGGAACCATGGGATCCGGCAGCGGCACAATCGCCGATGCCGCCGCCTTCAATTGCGATAGCCGCAACGCAGCCTGGCGGCGCAGGCGCTGCCGGCGGCCCTGCTGGATGCCGGTCGCCGCCAGGGACCCCAGCAGCAGCAGCACGGCGAAATGGGTCTTCAGGGGGGTGCGGGCGGGTGGCCGTTGTGTCTTCACCCGCCCGCAACGGCGCTGCGCGCCTGCGGGTTCCGTATCCGCGCGCTACATCCGGCGGTGCAGCCGCTGGTCGAGTGCCAGCATCGCGGAATTGACGGCGATGGCGACGCCCGCGATCAGCAGCGTGACGGCGAAGATCGACTTCACGTCATAGACGTTGACCGCCCGCATGATGAGGAACCCCAGCCCGCGCTGGGAGGCGAACAACTCGCCGATCAGCGAACCCAGCAGGGTCAGCGAAAAGCCGATGCGGAAGCCCGTCACGATCTCCGGCAACGTGGCCGGGATCAGGATCTTCAGCGCCATCTGGCTGGGCGACAGGCGCATGGACCGCGCGGCGCGCAGATAGACCGGGTTCAGCGAGCGCACGGCGTTCAGCGTGAAGATGGCGACCGGGATGATGCCATGGATGGCGCCAAACGCCACCTTGGCCGACAGGCCCAGGCCGAACATCAGCAGGATGACGGGATAGAGCGTCACCTTGGGGATGGAGTAGATCGCGATCAGGATCGGCTCGAACACCAGCCCGGCCGGGCGCCAGCCGCCCAGCACCAGGCCGATCAGCAGCCCGCCGCCCAGCGCGATCGCCAGCGC encodes:
- a CDS encoding ABC transporter permease, with the protein product MRDRLIHIGSVLLFVFAVWQVLHWITGSIAVTSPAETVNRLAEMMRTPDFWGHARETMAAFSQALAIALGGGLLIGLVLGGWRPAGLVFEPILIAIYSIPKVTLYPVILLMFGLGLSAKVAFGAIHGIIPVAIFTLNAVRSLNPVYLRAARSMRLSPSQMALKILIPATLPEIVTGFRIGFSLTLLGSLIGELFASQRGLGFLIMRAVNVYDVKSIFAVTLLIAGVAIAVNSAMLALDQRLHRRM
- a CDS encoding aminotransferase class V-fold PLP-dependent enzyme, producing MLASQRQLFDIPREVAYFNAAAWSPLPLAVQAAGQAGAARKTHPWEIDPALPGRVIERARAAAAALIGAAADDIAVIPSVSYGVAIAGKILAPPRGSRVLVFEDDHTSPVLEWLARAPAQGFTVETVQRPADGDWTAAMEEAIARPAAPLAVVSISNIHWSDGALLDMERIAPAARAKGAALLIDATHGVGMINLDVKRLDPDFLIFPTYKWVLGPYGRAFAYIAPRHQDGVPLEQTGFGRKAVHAERGPYMADLSYAPTARRFDMGERDHFVGLEMAAVGLELMASWGHRAVGERCAMLTARLEEGLAGAGAALPARALRAPHILSVSFPRGMPAGFIEALAAEKAFAAPRVGRLRISPHVYNDEEDVDRFVAAYARCMRRTSLAA
- a CDS encoding YihY/virulence factor BrkB family protein, giving the protein MKTQRPPARTPLKTHFAVLLLLGSLAATGIQQGRRQRLRRQAALRLSQLKAAASAIVPLPDPMVPVLRSEPPAVEPVAADPPRGGWTDLGARVYREIWDDRVLSVAAGVTFYALLAIFPTVAALVSLYGLVADPVKISQHLGQLYFFLPAGAVEVIGGQVSRITARPPETLGLTLAASLVVSLWSANAGMKALFDALNIVHGMRETRSFVGLTLQTLTFTFGAISFLLLAVAGVVVVPAVIGWIGLGGDAERLLNGMRWPALAIALVAGLVILYRWGPCRPTAPGPKSTGPSGRAYWPGILLGSLVAALAWIVFSMLFSWYVANFADYNQTYGSLGAAIGFMIWIWLSATLILVGGEIDAEIERRPPWRRPGD